In Phragmites australis chromosome 18, lpPhrAust1.1, whole genome shotgun sequence, the genomic window CAACATCGGCTTTGGTGGCATCGTCATGGTTTTCCTTAACGTCTTCCATGTTAACTATTTCCGGATAATCATTTGCAGCCATGTTGTGGGTATTAGGACCGTATATTATGAAATCCATATGCTCTATGTATTCTTACTAGTCAACAATCTAGTTGGTGCACATAGAAACAACAGTGGAGGATATCATATGGGTTCAGAGAACGCACAATATGTTGGAACAACAAATTTCGTATAGTTTGGGATGAGCATAACAACAGTCTTGTACAACTTCAAGCAGACAAAATACAACTTATGACATTGATGGAGACAAATAAAGATAAACATATGAGTCGATGGATAATTCTATTATTGGAAGTTCTATTTCATGTTCTTGATTGTGTTCATCTTGCCAATCATATGTAGCTCAAAATGCGAGGCACATCAGAAGCCATGATAGGCTTCGGGATGTACTCCCTTGCACCTCCATCCAAGCACCTGCAAGATAAATGCATGATAGAATTTGAGTACTTAAATAGTAAACGAATaacaaaaaaatgatcaacttgTTCTTCCTTACACTCACATTTTGATCCTTTCTGGAATGTTATCAGAGGATACAATCACCACCGGGAGGTGCCTCAACTTGGGTGAATTCTAGATGGAAACAAATGACTACTATCAATTAACACAGTTTATAAATATTTAGAGacattatcataaatttatgATAGCAACACAATTACTCTGCAACTATGAAGATCAGAATTTTTTCCCATGAAATAGATCTACCTTCACTTCCATAAGGAGACCATAGCCAGTCATATCTGGCATACAGTAATTTGTCACAATCATCTTCACATCATGCTCTTGTGTCCAAAGTTATAAAAGGACAAATAGGTCAACCAAAGTAAACAAATCACATTCAGTTGAAAAGGGAAGCTATTTCTAGTAAACAATATTCAGACAAACtatataaaagtatttataccgCATCCAAAACCTCTATGGCTTGCTTGGGACCATCTGCGATAGTCACAAAAAAAGTCAAACAATGAATCAATTAGGTAACATCAATAGAAAAGAGCAAAAACAAGGACTGAGAATGCAACTaaacattagctatatgtatgatatTTTCATGTGAAACCTATTAACATCATATAACTTTTTTTACAAAgtaaaaatttattatttatgctCCAGTTTAAGTTGGacttgaataaaaaaaaaaggttactCACATCATTACATAAGAATACGAGTGCTATGCTATGCACCTTAAGTTAATGTGATGCATGCATCAATATTCTTCATGGCCAAAAAAATTTCATAGTTGTAAAAAAAGGGCAAAAAAAGTTGAACTATACAACATGAAGACTTTCTTGACGATAAAACTAAAGATTTACCCACTTCGTATGTTACAACGTTTTAAGGCCATGAAAACAACACAACGATCGACAATGGAATCATCAACTACGAGAACATGAGGAGACCCATCAACCGTGACCTTCGCCACACTAGTTCCTTTGGGATTATTTCCTTCCTTAGAGGTCAACATCACAAACCTTCGATCTATAGGTGTTCCTATTACAATGATGTGTTGGATGAAGCAACTATAGACTACTTTATATAGGAACATGCGGCAATACTAGTGATATGCTAAAGATATGGAATCAATGAACAAAACTAAGATATAGCTTTCATATGTTGCAAAATGCCGAGTGTGTATTTACATAAATTGGGCATATGTATAATAGATAAAATATTAAGAGTTTCCCTCTTTTGTTGATTCAACAGAATATATAATAGATGCGTAAATTTATAGTTATGTTATTCTTTTGGCCTTAGTATATCTACAGTGAACTGTACTCATTTAATCAACATATAAAACTTTtcatttttcatgaaaatattCTAGCACATCAGGCAAGAAATAAATATGGTGCCACCCTTGACAAGCATGGTATAGGAGCTTTGTTAGATTAATCGGAAGTTGCGTCACTAGGGATGCCTCAACATACCAGTAGATGGCTACTGAAGCAAATGAATGCCTTGGGATTTGAATCTAGTAGATGACTACTAAAGGAAAGTAAGGAGAAGGCGGGGTcgtcaccttgctttgatgatcAGGGAACGTGGATTCATGGTGGcaacgacgtagcgcatcacgggcggcgatGACGACGACACTAGCGAACGACTACGCACGAGTAGGGTAGCTGCAGCAACTAGGGCTTGGAGGCATAGAAAATGGGTAGGAGAGGATGTGCagcacctatttatagggctaggggcggctggccgaggtggagtccaagccggacacGACTCGGCTTCGACTTCGAGTCGGTTAGGGTTTCTTTTTCGCAGCCCTCCcttctgaggatgatatctctaccgtccggactccaaattggaagtttctagactctaaattatattactcgaaaagatatacaacattggtattcattagaacttctgaaaatagcatcttaattttcaaaaatgGGTCCCAAGGTAAATTGTTTGAATTaagacttatctgcgcaacacTAATAtcgggagccataacttctaactccattatccaaaagagcaCTTCAATagattcaaatcaaagctctagacgagacctacaactttggtattatcatgatttgcatttgaggccatctCGAACTCCAAAACTGTgtgggaagatgaggctgttcTGGACTCCATGAATATtcacagatttcgtggatcctttgtgttgggccttttAGAAGAGTTGTGCGCTGGCTAAGAGCTTAGGCTTGGGCAAGATTGGGTCCAATAGCACTTTAGACATATTTAGGGTTTTAGAAatcttttgtagagaaatttgaataggattttaggaaaataaaagattaactttaaataaggatttggataagatttcagtttaactagagaaggatcatgcatgatcaaggattgaagagatgatgaattcatatattttgaattccaaccattaagatcattAACTTATTcaatcaaaacaccaaagaaaaagaaaaagtaaaaaagCTTTAATGCAttacctagctcctagcaaaactcagcatgcaatgcacacaaaaaacctatattgattgattgtttatgaaaataggttttaaatctattctactggtgaaactatttaataatcttggaaaattttaaaagttgcAAATTCTGAAAACCAGGGTATTAcattatcgtgcatggattctatcttgGATCTTATGGCTCTAAGCCATTTCTCAGAGTTTGGTCTCACCATTGCTTctgagtaagtcttaggttcatcattgcccaacaataatatatcacgtTGTTCtatggttaggaacataaacctcttagGTGCACGACTGACCCGTTCcaaccgacgtggggctggcgTCTCCACAACATATTGTGCAACATCTAGTagtggttcagtaggagctaAAACGTTTTCTGATGGTTCCTAAATCTCTTCAAGTTGCACCATGCTCCCACTAAcattccttgagagaaactctttctccagaaagacaccattctgggcgacaaacactttgccttcttctcgGTTATAGAAATTATATCCTTTTGTTTCACTAGGATACGTCACAAAGAAGCACTTATTTGATTTgtgagtgagcttatcagacggcaaacattttacataggcctcacaaccctaGATCAAGGAAAGACAACACAGGACGCCTCctggtccatatctcatatggtgtatTCTCTACAGATTTAGATGGAACCTTGTTTAAGGTAAACACAATAGTTTCTACAGTGTATCCCCataaggataatggaagattaAATTGACTCATCATAGACCGagccatgtccaacaaagttcGATTCCTCTGTTCGAACACCCCTTTCTATTGAGGCGTACCTGGTGGAGTCagctgtggaacaattccatattgctttagatgattaccaaactcatggctcaaatattcacctccacgatcagatCGTAGAAATTTGATTGTCTTgccaattttattttatacttcattctgaaactccttgaactttttgaaggattcagacttgtgcctcattaggtagatgtaaccatatctactaaagtcataggtaaaagtaatgaaatactgaaaaccacctctggTAATAGAGCttattggtccacatacatccgTATGTACAAGAGCCAACAAGTCACTTGCCCCCTCACCTTGATGGGTGAAGGGTGCCTTAGTCATCTTTCCAGGTAAACAAGATTCGCGTGTATCAAATGGAGCCCCTGCAtgcgcttctcatttatatgacctaagcgacaatgccaaataaaagtggaattcaaatcattaagctaAGGCTTCTTTGCATGAATGTTATAGACAAGAACATCCTCAAGATCTCGAATATATAATCATTTCACCAATGGACAaataccatagagcataccattcaaataaattgaacaacacttgttctttattatgaattcgtaaccatcttcttccaaacatgaagaaaagACAATGTTTTTTAAACGCTGACAGCCAACACAACAACTTTTGCTCAATTGCTAACATGAGCATCCATCTCGCATctcgcacacttcctagtcctttttagtccctgcaatgatttgcatgtatgaatcattgatctggtattaaatacccatgaatcattaggaagagtagcaagattaacttctataacatttatacctgaagcaGAAGTCTcactttccttcttcttcttgtgttcttccaagtatagcttgtaGTTTTGCCGCCAATGGCCAGGGTTATGGCAGTGGTGACATGTATCAGTAGCAGCGgggccagccttggactttccaatgggcttaggctttgagctcgagatctcacCTAAAACTTTAGCCTTGGCCttgtgctttctcttcttgctatccttctaaaccatcatcacatgactagagcttttcttaatactTTCCTCAGgagtcttaagcatcccatgcaatttagccatgctcttctccatgatATACAtgtgaaaattcaaaatgatcagctcgaagctcgcagggagcgactggagaatcacatccatagccaactcagggctaaggggaaatcCAAGTTTTTttcaggctctcaatgtaaccaatcttcttgatcacatgaggattGACTGGGCTGTCTTCTATCAACCTGCATGCAAACAaagacttggaggtgttgaacctctcgacCCTAGCTTGGTTCTTAAACATGCCTTGGAGTCCCACAATTGTATCATGAGCATCTGTGTTCTCATATttcttctgaagctcagaggacatgatggcaagcatgagacgtctaacatcaagtgaatcattggtgtgcttctcataagccctccgatcagcAGCAGATGCATTATCAGTTGGTTCATTAGGATaaggaacctctagaacataatcctttttctcttgtttgagaacaattctcaaatttctataacaatcaataaagtttgttctagaaatcttttctttttcaagaatcagAAGGATTTTAAGAGTGGTATAGCGCGTgaacgcaaattaaaactagaaTTAATGTTAACAGTAGGTGTCATGATGTACAAcagaaaataaacatgcaaagctcagcactatgtttatgtaaatctttcattaaacaatttagcAAAAGATACTCCCATTATATGAAACTGTCTCCCTCTAATGACATATATTGGATAaagatccatattcatctaagttctagtgagcttttgcatcactgctagaaacccagtgacataggtaagcaacacttTGCTAATTATTTCATatatgactcttgtttgttgggtggcttCCAATGCCCTAGCGCTCAACtctatgccccaaagcccaaaattgttttgatagctttgttaagtaaaccaacactatatatgtagatgtccgacatccaccctaactggttaagataaatgatggcaccctgttTTGGCAAACTTTTCAAAAATGACCAAAACCTATGTAGGTACAACTATTGGAGGGGCATCAATTAATCTTAATTTTTTCTAAGGAAAGTTATTCTATCATGTAAATATaaccatctcatagaaaacatgaataaaatagcatgacaggaacataaataaacatcacaggcaatcatattatctgtgacatagtatgatcccttcacatggtgatctccatcgccacggtccCTGTCCTGTGCATTACTAcaaaaacccccttcactactggctccaaaacccccttcactgccggtttttgagccggcagtgggtaacaggcagtgatagtcgaggactatcactgttggctccATGGACCGGCAATCAAAGGGGTTATCgctgccggctgaaggattcagccgacaAAGATGCCCtgggtatcactgctggctggtgGTTTTAGCTGGCAGTGATTCCCAAGGCATTACTGTTGGCCGAATCTTTCAGTCGGCAGTGCAAGGTGTCATCACTACTGGCTGAAGGATTCAACCGACAATGATGCCCTGGGTATCACTACTGGCTAAAAGCTTCAGCCAGTAGTGTTGTGCCTCTCCCCTTCTACTTCAgccctatcctccctctctgtcctccctctctctcctcgatctctccatctctctcccactcaacacatgcatacaatgagacatatgtaatgtaaatcaataataaaggcacattcattcatacatagtaattcatgtcacacatatatacataatagttctcacagctCACCCTCCCGAAAAGtcagtcgagttgagccagtccagtatccctctacctctcccgcgatgaggaccgcatCTCCGTGCAGATGGCTGATGGCGTCTGTACGTGCAAGGACgtgggggccgatggtggtggagcagaggacccAACCACTCTTGATTGACAGCagcgtcgcctaagctccaggctcgccggtgtgtcaaagacatcgaagtctgattCCTGAATGCTAGTACGGTTTAAGCATTCAACCTCCTCTGCAGcgcactgatgggccaccctctcgtcctcctcctcctaggtaCTGataattgacacattgatcttacaagtcacatcatcttacatagcaaaataatgatgattacaaccagaactaggattataacATCTTTGCATGTGACAccacacttcttcttattttcggcgttagccaattttagctcagcttgTATGATACACCAGAACTGTTAAAGTTGTGCTCCCTAATTGTGCTAGTGAATACACCATAGACAGGGCAATGTTTCTGACATTTTAGCTAGCAAATAGAACCTAATCTAGTTCTTCAAAATTCAAGACATCATCATGGACATGGCTGCTATGCCaacaaagtgcacaaactctgaacataacaaataagaaagtgccGAGGTAGGAGAACTGAATATCAGTTTGCAAAATGACTGCTCAGAGAAGCTAACATAGCAATTTACCAAGTATCAAGTATATTAGACAGACTTTGAACTCATAACAGCACATATCCAAGgatcaatttaacatgtattGCACTGGATAGCCAAACCAACATGGATTTCTTAGTGTACAGGTACAGAATCGAACATACAACAAGTAACATCCAGATCTAtgctagtgtactcagaaaTCAAGCCTAGTCTCAGCGCATTctttcatcacagagcataaaGCACATGTAACCTGCTGTCCACATTAACAGAGTAGGGAGGGAGGTGATGATAAAATTTACTTTTGCTCTATCGATCGGTGAGGCGGGTGGGCACAGACGACGGTGTCCTGAGCGGGATGAGGGATGGCGGCGTCAGGGACGGAGATGTCGGCCTCTGGGACGGGGACGATAGGGCTCCAGGGAAGGGGACGGCGGCCTCCGGGATGCAGACGACAGGGTTCTGGGGACAACAGCCTCCAGGACGGGGACGACTGGGCTCCGGGGATGGTGGCATTGGGGAGGATGTGGTAGAGATGGCGACATCAGGGAGGATGCGGCAAGGTCGGCAACGTCGGGGAGAAGGCGACGAGAGGCATTTCGGCACGAAAGGCTCAGGCTGGGAATTTTTTCTCTGTGTCAGAGGGCAAGCGTTGAGCAATTATataggggagggctttcactgctggctgaatATGAGCATTGGCAGtgaaagagtaccttcactgtcggctcaataggacgaccggtagtgaaactagTTTCACTGTTGGCCCAGTAAgtccaccggtagtgaaagtagttgCACTTCCAgtccaatatgtccaccggccgtgaaacccctttcactgttgatactgcggggtgcaaaaaatttgttttagttttgcgCGCGTGCCCAgagaatcgaacccacgacctacACAAAGTAAGAATGAACAAACCGCTGGGCTACTCAAGagttttcgattgagtttgtactgtCTATATTTGTTAACAttttgttgacctaaaatcctaatacatatttatttaaatttgaaaggaTACCTTCACTACTGGCTCAATAGGacgaccgacagtgaaactactttcactgccggcttaataaATCCACCGGCAATGGAAATAGTTTCACTGCTAGTCCAATATgtccaccagcagtgaaacccctttcaatGTTGGTACCGCGGGGCGCAAACAAATTGTTTTAGTTTCACACGCGCGCGCagagaaattgaagcttccataacaaaagtgaggtatacttgcatctaaaacaagttcatacatagtaattaatacaatttagctactttgtcttaacgattcgcccttcattatgatcacgacgtacatagggaggtttgtCGGTATCTTCTATGGGACCTAGGTTGACGTCATCTTTGAAAGGAGGTAGCgtatcgaattgattgtagtctttctcgtcaacaacattctccactctgacaatctttctttttccttgaagaaccacgtggtgctcctccttgttagccgagtccggatcctttacatagaagacttgcataacatcattcgcaagtatgaatggttctttcctgtatccaacgagtttttggtccactgtagtcataccgtacgtGTCGATCTTCTCCCTAGATCATCATCGGtcaacgtatctccggcagaCAGCATATAGATGTATTCATCGACTGGCATATCGGTGCatatgtcttcgtcttctcttccaatgtattgcccttcctgtatgatctcagcttcaccatgcttggtccaacgggtatagccagacATAAAGctccttggcatcaagtgggaatgtatccgctaggtggtggagaactgcttcttgttctcgcaattgatgcatggacaacacatgtattgagactgtttATTTGACTTGTGTGGCGCAGTTGCTACAAGGAAACCCTCCACgtcattcttgtactctgtgcttacacagctcgcatcgtacatccttcttctatccatctacaattatatcattattgtaaatcctaATTcataatatctagaagattttgcgatcaccaacaaataaattacctcgccatctcctaccggcaattggcccgggttggaggagccgtcttttgtatgctttcgcatcTGCTttcaatgagtatttgttggtgccatccctagaaattttctttattattcaacccttatctaggactcattaaggaaaaatgaaaaataaatatgctcatacctaaagtttctatattgaagGTTGCTAAttgaataaaatataaaaaatacaattggatcttgctacatatctaaatatcatggctaatttttataattcattaaaaataaaaactaaatatgctcatacctaaatttTATATATTGTACACTTttaaatttattcctatggttcattaggatcaactttcaAGATAtgcctaggtctctatagggataagatcaactttggttttataggtaacattttgagttaaaatgctaaaatataggattaaccttggggatttcaacttacttgagctcaagagtcTCCTggtagaagcttgcttgctgttggggaaaaatacagagttcacttgccctaaaaaatgaagaaagggcaaatgagaaaatggagaggaaagaagggattttgtttggatagctacaaagagctcatctagacctccttgaccaaaattgaacttgagtggtgggggaatcaatgcgggagaagggatggagtggttgttgccataggagattttgtgaggaAGAGAGTACTAAAATGGTTCTGTTAGCTCGtggtagaagaaggtggggaagagaaggatatcactgccggctcatataatctgctggcagtgatgtagagatatcactgtcggttagtagattaagccagcagtgatgaggtgtgggtgcatcactgccagctcaatccatcagtcggcagtgatgacccttatcactgccagttcataagccacgatggctgattcttcccgcgtagctaatgaaccgatagtgatgcccTATTACTGCCGGTCCATgaggaactggcagtgatgggtCGACATATAAgtccagttctgtagtagtgctggGTCATCATTcttcaagtctccatgatcatgtaCTAGACTGCTACACTTAATTGCTAGCAACgaattacatgagaatatgaagcatcacaatTCGGCATGCAGggcgttatacaataacatgataaCCTTTGGCTATAATTAACCATGATATGCAAgtcatgaaaattacacacaagcttcatatacacataaagaccatactattcacatcatACCATGCAaaaagcgtagaatcgaattctaacaGTGCGATATGAACACGTTATCCTTAAAAACCCTAGGCTCAAACAACACATTATCCTTAAATACATAAAttgtatctatgaaatcgcAAAAAAATCTCATCAGATTGATCCTATCAATCCGATTCTGAGTctttcataatgcctcaatttccattgggtcaatcatattgatcatcacgTGAGGTTTTCTAGAAACGGtgacaacacacacaacctcgatctgctgttcttgCAACCATGCAGCGACGTGCGCTGTTAGCcctgatggtgattccagccggcaggggcaagtcgcatgcgtggctaggtgggagagagagctaatcttttggtcatatggttccTCTGATTCACACCTCATCTGACCACACTTACAACAAACTGAGCAACAACCAATCCATCAAATGAACCGATCACAAGAAccataatagatccaatctattactaccacatatcatctatGTGTGATcgatccagatcaaaaactacgaATGTAGGATTTAATACCAACATTGGGGAACTAGTAGgatacgctagcctaaaacaatttttttctacCGCACACCCAGAAAGTCAATGCTAGTAGGAGattatagatcgttaccactcaacatgcagtgcagcagaagaagagttggagtaaaCCGATCCAATATCATGCGCGCTACCGACTAGCTCCAGAGGGTGCGTTGCTGTCCTCGACCATCTCTGAGCACCAGTTATGCTCCTTGACCAGCTCCGGGCAGCAGTCGCGCTCCTTGACAAGTTCCTCAACCAGCCACTGAGTAAATCTATCGCATCCTTGACTAGCTCTGATTGGTCGCATCATCCTCCATGACCAGTTGAGCAGGTATGTCGACTAGTCGAGCAGGTTCTTGACCAGCCAGGCAGCAGCATCACGATCTTCACGCTGAAGAGATCAGTGTTGCAATAGCAGCAatgcctctatggtatccacacatactgggcaGGATCACCGTGTGGCGGTGTGCTAGAACTGCATGCGCAGTTAGGGTTTTGAGAGATCATGCGGAGGGCTacagctagagttttagagtggctcaacctcttACACCCCTCCCCACGCCTCTCcatatata contains:
- the LOC133898554 gene encoding two-component response regulator ORR12-like — translated: FVTIADGPKQAIEVLDAHDVKMIVTNYCMPDMTGYGLLMEVKNSPKLRHLPVVIVSSDNIPERIKMCLDGGAREYIPKPIMASDVPRILSYI